From the genome of Nicotiana tabacum cultivar K326 chromosome 17, ASM71507v2, whole genome shotgun sequence:
TAGTTGCCGCTACTTCAAGACCTCAAGAAACTATATGGATAATAAAAGATAATGAGTTAgaaatttgaattttctttccaattttaTCTTTGTTGTGAAATTtagtaaaggaaaaagttctaGTAGACGAGTAAAATTGGCGACACTAAACTTTTTTGTAACTATTATATATTCAAAATTTACTAACTAACTGGCATTATTTTGTCCCAAATATCCAGTCCTttccttttgtgctttggctTCTGGATAAGAAGTAAAAGAATCACTCTGAGGAAGTAGTGTGGAGAAAAGAAATGGCCACCGTCTTAGCATTTTCGGTTTGCGGAGCTAAATCGCATTCTCAAATTCCCCATTCTTCATCTATTGTTCTTCCCCAGTTGTTCCCAATTCAATTCCTTCGATTTCGAAGGAACGGGGCCATTCCCGTCGGCTATTCTCACTCTCGGAGTTTGGTGAAAGCCAAGGCACCTTTGAGAAATACTAGGATATGGTCCGCCACTGAGGAAGAAGGTGCCACTGCTGTTGTCGATGAAGCATCTGCTGCTCCGACAACTACCGTTGATCAGACTGTTTCTGTTTCCGTCTCCCCTTCCGATGTCCTCACCATGTTCTTTCAGGTTTAACCCTCTGACCTTAATTCTagtacttttcattttttatttctagTTTGTAAAATGTTGGCCTGAGCTGAATTAAATGGGGGACATGgtaagtgaggattcatatagcagattccaacttgtttgggactaaGGCATAGTTGTTTAATTTTGTCAAAAACTCCACCTATGTGAATTCACCATGTCCCGGTAAAGGAGGAGGTTTGTAGTAGGTTGACGCTCAGTGTAAGAATAGTTAATTTATGATGAATTCTGGTAGTAGTGACATTTTCATATTGGTATGACATGGTTTCGGCTAAGAATCCATATAAATGATTCATATCGGAGGAGGAGGGTTGCAGTAGGTTGATGCTTAGTGTAAGAATAGTTAGTTTATGATGAATTCTGGTAGTAATGACTATGTATTTCTGTCGTGTTCATATTGGTATGAGGTGGGTCCAGAGAATAATGCATATAAGTGATTCATATAGCTCGACTCCAACTAGTTTCGGGATTgaggtttaattaattatttgattgattTCTAATACTGTCTAGAAGAATGACAAGCGTTCGATGTGTTAGTTttgcttccttttttttttcctttcaaattgtTAGTTCTGGATTTTCTTGTGAATGATAactgaatttatattattatcacAGGCAGAAGGAACAATGAATGAAGCAGCTGTTCCTAATGTGACTAAGGCTTTAGAGGTAATTCGGTTTATAAAGTTCAGATCTTTATGTTGTACATGCCAATTTGTCTGCCCTTTCTTATCGATCGTTGTCTTTGCTTTTCAAATACAATGTAGTTGAAGTTGCtctgcatttttctttttctctgtaATTTAATGGTACTTGTAGCACACCAGAAAGACTCACAATTACATTCTAGTTGGAAATAAACAACATGGGGTTCTTAAACTTTAATGGAGAAATTAGAGAAACCAAAATGTTCTGAGCTTTCTAGGCGtttaaattattttcctttgGAACTAGGCATATCTGAAATTTTATAACCTAGAACCAAAGTACAGGTATAAATACTCATCAGATTTTGTGTGTGTTTGGTGAAGAGCTATATCTGTTTCTCCATCTTTATTTCAAATTTGTAGTGATATTGCCTGAAGGAAATTTTCGGTTAAAAAACAATATATTTTAGCTAATAATAACTTAGAACTTAAGAATAGTTGTGGTTTGACCTTCATTGTCTGTCCATATATATACAGGAGATAGAAGGCATCACAGATCTCAAAGTTCAAGTTGTTGAGGGAATTGCAAGCGTGGAGGTGATTTACATCTATAATGCTTCTCTTGTATTTACTCGttaatagtactagtatattctGTTAGAGGAAATATTGCTGTAGAAAGTTGACATCCTGAGCAGCATAATGCACCTTAGAGACACTGcactaaattaatttaaaaaaaaattcatttcttcttcaaaagtaaCTGGAATAAAAGTAAAAAAGGGTGTTTAAAGTACTTGTTACATTTTGAACTATAAAATCTTCTGTAGAATGTCTAACACTGTCAAAAATATCCTTTTAAGCTGCTATTTCCCCTAGCATACAAACTACAGAAATCCCTATAAGTGTAAGAATTTCATTGACAACATAGATCAAGCATACAAAAGTGGGAAGGTAAAGTTACCATCTATTTCCATCAGAATTTGAACCTGAGTTCCTCATTTCAGCTTACCACCTTCAGTTTATATAAGTATCCTTGCTGGGATCTTCATCATCTAATTTTTAGCCAACAAAATGTTAGTAATATATAGGTGAATTATGCAATAACACCTGTATAACCTAAACATGGAGAAAAATTTCCTCTAAACTTCACTTACAAAAGAACGTAAGAAGCATTTAAAGACATGTCTCTATTTTTTACATTCAGAAGTTAAATAAGGCATTTGAAGAGCCAAGAGATGAAACATGGCATAATTAGTCATATATTCCTTGGTTCGGTGTTGATCTAACTTGTTATTTTATGCAGTTAACAAAGCAAACGACAATACAAGCTACAGGGGTGTCTTCCAGTTTGGTTGAAACTATACAAGGTTCAGGCTTCAAGTTGCAAACATTGAATCTCAGCTTTCAGGATGAAGAAGATATTAGCTAAAGGGTGGCTACGAACACTTGTTTTGGAGTTCAGAGACGATGATGAGATGATATCTTTCAGGAACGTCTTAAGAGATTTCTATTCCCCTATTGCGATGCAAGTAGTTCAGTAGGCCTATTTCTGTAACATTTTTTGGGATTATGCATATAGAGAACTATATAATTTCCTTTTTAGCTATGTTGTTATTTCAGGATCTTGGTGTTATCGCTTAAGCTTCTATCTGCATTTTAGTTAGAATTTTGAGAAAGTACTTCTGTACAATCTTGCACTATCAgcgtttaaaaataaaatgcaagaGAAAAAAACAGCATCAGTTGCAGGGCGAAACTTCTGTAGAACCTCGCTCAACTGCTACTGGAGAAGAGAAGCATTACTAATGCTATTTGCTTGAGAGTTCATAACGGGCATCCAAAGCGCACTGTGTTATTTCACAAATTATAAGTTCCTAACATGAGTTAACTGCAACTATGACTAATTTGAATAATAAACACCCATGTGGAATCACACGTCAGAGTCAGATGAAAATGTATCTCAGTGCCATGATATCCATATATATTTAACGGCAAAGGTTCAAATATATCcctgtactttcgaaaatggtctaagaataccgcttgttatactattgggttatttatacacctgcagtcatactttgggttcaaatatacccctcatttaaacggagggacacgtgtcatcgtcctgttagtcaattctaaatatctcctaattaattaaaaagactcattacccatacccgaaaagcaattttctaaagtaattttttttgtaaaaactggaaaaaactgaatttttttttactaaaaactgaaaaaaacgaaaatattttttttccagtttttacaaaaaaaaactgcttttaaaaaaactgaaaaatattttataaaataatgtttttgtaaaaactgaaaaataaaactgaaaaataatatttttgtaaaaactggaaaaaactaaatatttttttactaaaaactgaaaaaaataaaaaataatttctaaagcaattttttttgtaaaaactaaaaaaaatgaaagcaattttctaaagcagtatttttttccagtttttacacgctttagaaaattatttttcagttttttttttcagttttttttaaagcagtttttttgtaaaaactgaaaaaaaaaatattttcgtttttttcagtttttagttaaaaaaaatcagtttttccagtttttacaaaaaaaaattactttagaaaattacttttcgggtatgggtaataggtctttttaattaattaggagatatttagaattggccaacaggacgatgacacgtgtccctccgtttaaatgatgggtatatttgaacccaaagtatgatttcaggggtatagataacccagtagtataacgaggggtattcttagatcATTTTCGAAAGTAAAAGGGTATATTTGGACATTTGCCGTATATTTAAGGAATAATACGAGGTGGCTATTCTTAATGTTTAAAATACCAACTTGCTATTTCCTGTTGTAAATGAGACAAATGCAACCTGGCTTTAGCCCTCATCATAGATACGGAAGCTCAAGCCAAGCCATATTGTTTATAATGCATCTGCTAACTAGGCAAAGTTATTTGATGTTTGAGTTGGTGAACAATAGCAAATATTCAGTAAAATAAGCAACATGCACGTAAGATGATCCGAACATGACCACCATAATAAAACAAGTATTCAATAAGTGCGTTTGCAACAAGAATTAGATGATCTTAAAACCGTTTCTACCATAGATGATCACAAGTGCAAAAGGGAATATTCACCATAATTTAATAGCATTCAGTTTCTTAAATAAACCATCCTCAGCAGAATAACACTATGTTGTGGAGGAACGGTTGGTTGCTGTATATTGGAAACGGAAGAAATGTCTTGGCAGCATACATCTAAGAACAtgagttttaaaaatatatactaGTATAATATATCACATATATTCTGAACCCACTGAATTTAAATTTTAGATTCTCATATGAGTCCGAAGGCTGAAATGCTCTAGCTTGAGAAGACAAACATCGTGGAATCGTAATTAAAAAAGCAAAAGCACGCTCTGTTATCTCATGTAAATATATTAGTTTACGAGCCCAACGGCATGTGGGTGTGAATTGaaacaataattataattaagGAATCTACTCCTAGATAGACTCTGGAGCTAGAATACTAGGCATGGATTTGGACGAATCCAATAAATTTTGTTTAGATCCTATATGtgctttaaaaaattcattaaatatataagTATTTAATTGTAAACTCAATAAAACGAGCTATGAGTTCGGTAACAAATTCAGAATTCATATATTTCAAATCGTGACATGATCTTCGATCTAGCTAATACATGGTTGTATTCAAGGTAGATCTCACCTGATAGTAACAGAACATTATTAGTATCTTACATAAGATCAGTACTATTTGGCTAGCTTATTCATATGATTTTGTGTCTGTCCTAACGCCCTATATATACTCTTTGCTTATGTCCTAGATTATTCACCAATTAGCTTTTGCTCCTATCTGCTTTCTTTCTGCAGTTGCCTGGTTTCACCATGTGTTTCAAAACTATGCCACTAGCTTCTCTTTGCTTTTTTTCTTCTGGTTACTTCCACTGTATGTCTCTTTAcaactttttattttctttttcacttttttcacaATTGATATTCTCTTAGTTAACTATGCATACAGCCTTAAGAAAAAGAACATGTGGAATATAGCTATATTAGCATGCCTTTAAATACTCCATACATGCATTGTGTTATGATCATCAGAACTTTGAATTCTATGCATCCTCGTGACAGAAATAAAGCATGGGGTAGTAAGTTAGAATATAAGTTCAGAATAAATGTGATATTTTAATATAcacatattttgattttttaataTGTAAACATAGTTTCAACGGACACTAATGCGTTCATTTGAACCCGTTTGGTCCTTATGTTTTCAGAAAGCAAACAGCAAAGTGGAATCTGACCTTGGTAGCTCAAAGGGTAAGGCATATTCGAGTCCCCCACCACCAGTCAAAGCACCTGCTTCAGTCCCTAAGCCACCTACCACCCTGTATCCACCAAGAAAGACGGCGCCCCCTCCTCCACCACCACCAGCGGAGGCACCAACTCCTCCGGCAGTCAAGGCAccaccttctcctcctcctcctcaatcaAGGAACAAAAAAGGTACTCACCCTGttccattttatatgaaaatgtttgactagacacatagacATACCAAAAGTATCACTAAAACTTGTGCTCTTTAAATATGTTATGACATTTTAATGGCTagaagaaaatattattaagggtaaaaggacttcaaaattcaaaagttaaaaatataaaaaaatgccAATCTTAATTGAAACGAACCAAAAAAAGACACTTATAAATGCCACTTATGAAAAAATTGGTAAATACTACTTATAAATTGCTTGGTAAATGTGACACTATCAAATGCGGCTTATAAATTGTTAGAAATTACATTTATCATATAAATTCCATTTACCAAATGTGATGTATCAATTGCCATTTATAATCATATTTGAAAGTTGCGACTTATTAATCGCATTTGAAATTGCGACTTTTAATGGCATTTGACAGTTGCGACTTATAAACTGTATTTGCAAATGCAACTTACAAATTGACAATTGTATTTAAGTGGCAATATAAATTGAGAATTGTAAGTCGCATTACTGCACTACGCCTTGTAAATCGCATTAGAGCACTACGCCTTGTAAATTGCATTCGAGATTGCGATTTACAAATCGCATTAAAAGATTGCTACTTAAGAATTGTATTTGCCAATGCAATTTGTGGCTACGGGTATCTATTTTGCTTCACTCTTCCTTTCTCTCTCTACTACTTCCTTTCTGTTTCTCTCTCTATTATCGGTTTCTGGAAGGAAAATGTGGAGAATCGATGCGTGTATTAATTGCGTAGATCCTCTTCACCGCTGTTCATGTCACCTTAACCAATGGGTGAGATAATAAGCTTCGGATACTAGTGTCATATAAAATTAATGGAACAAAAGGAATATATTAAATAAACGATTTGCGTGTATTCTTGGAATGATCTTTGGTAATAAGTGTTGGATACATTGAACAATATGTGCAGAGTGTATTCCACTTTGCATGGTGAGGTGCAAGTCGCATTCAAGGCAGAATGTGTGTCTAAGAGCATGCACGAGTTGCTGTGAAAGATGCAGATGTGGCCAATCCGGCAACCGAGAGAAGTGTGGAAAATGTTACACAGACATGACCACTCACGGCGGCTTGATCAAATGTCCCTAAAAAGGCAGTCCGTGCACTAAGCTCTCGTTATGCACGAGTCCGGAGAAGGAGCCTGAAAGTTGAAATTAAAACTATTTATATGACAAATATGTTGCTTACTGTTAATTAATTTGGAGATGGATTTTGAGAAATAAATGCTCTTGGCATGTAAAAGAGCAAGGTCATTCAAGTTTATTTTAAATGATAGATATTACCGTTTTATTTCTTGTGCCATACGATGTCGTCTTTCATTAATGGAGTACTATTACTGTGATGAGATTGGTAAAGCTTTGTAATCTCTGTTTTCGTTTTGTTTTTCCCTTCCCTTGTGTAACTAAGAAGAGCTGATGGTATTTATCAAGATTTCTTTGCCAAACAAGGGCAATTACGTACGGTGGTGTAGATGTTAAATAGGATGGTGCAACAATCTAAGCATAATAGAGATTGAATGCAACTTCCAAAACCATTATTCAGAAAGTACGCATGTTATATATATTGATagcatatatattttttacacGATCTATATAGCTTAATTATTATAGCATGTTATTTATCGGGTCATCTATTATAATACTTATCATAAATATATTTGCAAGAGCTTGATACAACTTAAAGTTACCGGGGTCATATGAACTCAATACTTTTAACACGGAGCGtgaatttatgtgtaaaaatccactaaaattataacaaataatagACATGAATCCGTAactttaaaatatattcacattGTCAGTACCAAAAAATTAAACTCATCTTAAAAAATATACTAGAAGATATATAGGAAGAGCAAGTTGTCATGTTAATGGTTAATCAGATCAAGTCATACAGACATTTGGTTATTCCtcattgtgtcttgaataaaaaTAAGAACGAGCAAGAGGATAAACTTAATATGTGACAATTAACGTTCCAAATGGATATATTGCAATTCGGATTATCCAAAAGAATCGGTAGCAATTTTACCAAATTACTTTGTCTTGGGAAGGAATCGAATTCCAAACATAGCACTCCAAAGTAGTgtttgggaataaaccccctccagaaataatatttacattaataaaagcggaataataacgtaGTATCGaaatacggtaattaacaagaataaaagagtgacaacgacaccaagatttttacgtgaaaaacctttttgaataagggaaaaaccacggcCCTGAGACAAGCAACTGATAttactatagcaaggaattttacactttgtaagtgcgagtaaaatactccaaagaccactacaacacttaaaaaagaaataaccttcttttgatattcccacctcactacaatatcgctcactctctatttttctcacaaactattttcttatacctaatttgtgaaacctcactctttctttctctctttgttggtgtgtagaaatgagagctgaagctctccttttatagccgaagcctcactctc
Proteins encoded in this window:
- the LOC107798474 gene encoding uncharacterized protein LOC107798474, translated to MATVLAFSVCGAKSHSQIPHSSSIVLPQLFPIQFLRFRRNGAIPVGYSHSRSLVKAKAPLRNTRIWSATEEEGATAVVDEASAAPTTTVDQTVSVSVSPSDVLTMFFQAEGTMNEAAVPNVTKALEEIEGITDLKVQVVEGIASVELTKQTTIQATGVSSSLVETIQGSGFKLQTLNLSFQDEEDIS